The Bordetella sp. FB-8 genome includes a window with the following:
- a CDS encoding efflux RND transporter permease subunit: MAKFFIDRPVFAWVIAIVLMLAGLLSIHTMSVAQYPSIAPPSIAIQATYPGASAQTVQDAVVQVIEQQMSGLDHLEYMYSESNGDGSMTITLTFAQGTNPDIAQVQVQNKLSLAQPLLPQEVQQQGLRVNKATKNFLTVAAFISRNGSMDRADLADYVASYVQDPISRTEGVGDFQLFGSPYAMRIWLDPTKLAGYKLTAIDVSNAIKDQNVQIAAGQLGQQPALPGQQLTATVVGPSRLNTPQEFGKILLKVNPDGSRVLLRDVARIELGAQIYSIDTAYNGQPAAGLAIKLAPGANALDTVQNVHKTIDRLKPFFPPGMDVVYPYDTTPFVKLSIDDVVQTLIEAIILVFLVMYLFLQNIRATLVPTLAVPVVLLGAFAVLNAFGFTINTLTMFGMVLAIGLLVDDAIVVVENVERVMHEEHLTPLQATRKSMEQITGALVGIAMVLAAVFIPMAFFGGATGVIYRQFSITIVSSMALSVLVAIVFTPALCATILQPPSHAPRRGFFGWFNRSFERASNNYGATVSRVLGKVKRVYLIYALIVLGMAYLFAHIPTSFLPNEDQGILFAQVSAPPGATTERTRSSANQAINYLLNQEKDAVDAAFLVTGFNFGGRGQNAAIIFIKLKDWKQRRASSMHAAAIAARLNAVFARDIHDAQIAVFAPPAVMELGNATGFDFMLEDQAGLGHQALLAARNQLLAEAMRDPKLMAVRPNGIEDAAQYKLNIDREKAKALGVSVADLDNVLSIAWGSSYVNDFIDRGRVKKVFLMGDASGRMLPQDLDKWYVRNASGAMVPFSAFSSGTWQFGPEKLNRYNGVPAFEIQGMPAPGYSSGEAMSEMERIAAKLPKGIGYEWTGLSYEEKAAGQQAPALYAISLLVVFLCLAALYESWSIPTAVMLVVPLGVVGALLATLLRGLSNDVYFQVGLLTTVGLAAKNAILIVEFAKEHFEQGGSLAESAIHAARQRLRPILMTSMAFILGVLPLALANGAGSGSQNAIGTGVIGGMLTGTLLVIFFVPTFFVTVLKWFKVTRISERVDKHAKPGTSEPSTDTTSGDHS; this comes from the coding sequence ATGGCCAAGTTTTTCATCGACCGGCCGGTCTTCGCCTGGGTCATCGCCATTGTGCTGATGCTGGCGGGCCTGCTATCCATCCACACCATGTCGGTGGCGCAGTATCCCAGTATCGCGCCGCCGTCCATCGCCATCCAGGCGACCTATCCGGGCGCCTCGGCCCAGACCGTGCAGGATGCGGTGGTGCAGGTGATCGAGCAGCAGATGAGCGGCCTGGATCACCTCGAGTACATGTATTCCGAGAGCAACGGCGATGGCAGCATGACCATTACGCTGACCTTCGCGCAGGGTACCAACCCTGACATCGCGCAGGTGCAGGTGCAGAACAAGTTGTCGCTGGCGCAGCCCCTGCTGCCGCAGGAAGTGCAGCAGCAGGGCCTGCGGGTCAACAAGGCCACCAAGAACTTCCTGACCGTGGCGGCCTTCATCTCGCGCAACGGCTCCATGGACCGGGCCGACCTGGCTGACTACGTGGCCTCGTACGTGCAGGATCCGATCAGCCGCACCGAGGGCGTGGGCGACTTCCAGCTGTTCGGCTCGCCCTATGCCATGCGCATCTGGCTCGACCCGACCAAGCTGGCGGGCTACAAGCTCACGGCCATCGACGTATCCAACGCCATCAAGGACCAGAACGTCCAGATCGCCGCGGGCCAACTGGGCCAGCAGCCTGCCTTGCCCGGCCAGCAGCTCACCGCTACGGTGGTCGGCCCTTCGCGCCTGAACACGCCCCAGGAGTTCGGCAAGATCTTGCTCAAGGTCAACCCTGACGGTTCGCGGGTGCTGCTGCGCGATGTGGCGCGCATCGAGCTTGGGGCGCAGATCTACAGCATCGATACCGCCTATAACGGCCAGCCGGCCGCGGGCCTGGCCATCAAGCTGGCGCCGGGCGCCAATGCGCTCGATACCGTGCAGAACGTGCATAAGACCATCGACCGCCTCAAGCCTTTCTTCCCGCCAGGCATGGACGTGGTCTATCCCTACGACACCACGCCCTTCGTAAAGCTGTCCATCGACGACGTGGTCCAGACGCTGATCGAAGCCATCATCCTGGTGTTTCTGGTGATGTATCTGTTCCTGCAGAACATCCGCGCCACGCTGGTGCCGACGCTGGCGGTGCCGGTGGTGCTGCTCGGTGCCTTCGCCGTGCTCAATGCGTTCGGCTTCACTATCAATACGCTCACCATGTTCGGCATGGTGCTGGCCATCGGCCTGCTGGTCGACGACGCCATTGTGGTGGTCGAAAACGTCGAACGCGTCATGCACGAGGAACACCTCACGCCGTTGCAGGCCACGCGCAAGTCCATGGAGCAGATCACCGGTGCGCTGGTCGGCATCGCCATGGTGCTGGCGGCGGTGTTCATTCCCATGGCCTTCTTCGGCGGCGCCACCGGCGTGATCTATCGACAATTCTCCATCACCATCGTGTCCTCGATGGCGTTGTCGGTGCTGGTGGCCATCGTGTTCACGCCGGCATTGTGCGCCACGATCCTGCAGCCGCCTTCGCATGCGCCGCGCAGGGGTTTCTTCGGCTGGTTCAACCGCAGTTTCGAACGGGCCAGCAACAACTACGGCGCCACCGTGTCTCGGGTGCTGGGCAAGGTCAAGCGGGTATACCTGATCTATGCGCTGATCGTGCTGGGTATGGCCTATCTGTTCGCGCACATCCCCACGTCGTTCCTGCCCAACGAAGACCAGGGCATTCTATTTGCCCAGGTCTCGGCGCCACCCGGCGCCACCACCGAGCGCACGCGCAGTTCGGCCAACCAGGCCATCAATTACCTGCTCAACCAGGAGAAGGACGCCGTGGATGCCGCCTTCCTGGTGACGGGCTTTAATTTTGGCGGACGCGGCCAGAACGCGGCCATCATATTCATCAAGCTCAAGGACTGGAAGCAGCGCAGGGCGTCCAGCATGCACGCCGCCGCGATCGCGGCCCGGCTCAATGCCGTGTTCGCCCGCGACATCCACGATGCCCAGATCGCCGTGTTTGCCCCGCCCGCCGTGATGGAACTGGGCAACGCCACGGGCTTTGACTTCATGCTCGAAGACCAGGCCGGCCTGGGACACCAGGCGCTGCTGGCGGCGCGCAACCAGTTGCTTGCCGAGGCCATGCGCGATCCCAAGCTGATGGCCGTGCGGCCCAATGGTATCGAGGACGCGGCGCAGTACAAGCTGAACATCGATCGCGAAAAGGCCAAGGCTCTGGGCGTGTCGGTGGCCGACCTGGACAACGTGCTGTCCATCGCCTGGGGGTCGTCCTACGTGAACGACTTCATCGACCGCGGCCGGGTCAAGAAAGTCTTTCTCATGGGCGATGCCAGCGGCCGGATGCTGCCGCAGGACCTGGACAAATGGTATGTGCGCAACGCCAGCGGCGCCATGGTGCCGTTCTCGGCGTTTTCCAGTGGCACCTGGCAGTTCGGCCCGGAAAAGCTCAACCGCTACAACGGCGTGCCGGCCTTCGAGATCCAGGGCATGCCCGCGCCTGGGTACAGCTCGGGCGAAGCCATGTCCGAGATGGAGCGCATCGCCGCCAAACTGCCCAAGGGCATAGGCTACGAATGGACCGGCCTGTCGTATGAAGAAAAGGCGGCCGGCCAGCAAGCGCCGGCGCTCTACGCCATTTCCCTGCTCGTGGTGTTCCTGTGTCTGGCCGCGCTGTACGAAAGCTGGAGCATCCCCACGGCGGTGATGCTGGTGGTGCCGCTGGGCGTGGTCGGCGCGCTGCTGGCCACGCTGTTGCGGGGCCTGTCCAACGATGTCTACTTCCAGGTGGGTCTGCTTACCACGGTGGGTCTGGCAGCCAAGAATGCCATCCTGATCGTGGAGTTCGCCAAGGAGCATTTCGAGCAGGGCGGCAGTCTGGCCGAGTCGGCCATCCACGCGGCGCGGCAGCGACTTCGCCCCATTCTCATGACGTCCATGGCCTTTATTCTGGGCGTGCTGCCGCTGGCGCTGGCTAACGGTGCGGGCTCGGGCAGCCAGAATGCCATCGGCACCGGGGTGATTGGCGGCATGTTGACGGGTACCTTGCTGGTGATCTTCTTTGTGCCCACTTTCTTCGTCACGGTGCTCAAGTGGTTCAAGGTCACGCGCATCAGCGAAAGGGTCGACAAGCACGCCAAGCCCGGCACTTCCGAGCCGTCAACCGATACGACCTCCGGAGACCATTCGTGA
- a CDS encoding efflux transporter outer membrane subunit, whose amino-acid sequence MRKANLSLFLALAGMLAGCTLAPVYHRPAAPVDASYPSGPGYTHASKDQGKPVRGPAADVGWRDFFQDPLLQHLIALSLKDNRDLRVAVLNVQALQAQYRIQRASLMPSAAVSGTETAQRIPASLTASGNKASTQDWQVGPSISWQIDLFGQVRSLTKAALENYLAQDDTRVAAQLSLISQTATAYFTLRADQELLDLTTGTLKAQQASYDLIKQSYDQGVDSALDLTQAETTLRTAQSNQAQYLRRVAQDRNALALLVGEPLPADIAAQLNRARRLPDDALPLELPAGLPSDLLERRPDIRAAEHQLLAANANIGAARAAFFPSISLTGFAGTASNSLTGLFMPGSEAWSLVPKINLPIFQGGSLLANLDLAHVRKKIQVATYEKAIQTGFREVADALAGRGTLDDEIRAQRKLVDASQLALKLSQQRFDSGVDNYLSVLDSQRSLYAAQQGLIATRLARLDNQINLYKALGGGWTGKSVAAPPPAAPRS is encoded by the coding sequence ATGAGAAAGGCGAATCTGTCCCTGTTCCTCGCCCTGGCCGGCATGCTGGCCGGTTGCACCCTGGCGCCTGTCTATCACCGGCCCGCTGCGCCGGTGGATGCCAGCTACCCTAGCGGCCCAGGCTACACGCATGCGTCCAAGGACCAGGGCAAGCCTGTCCGGGGGCCGGCCGCCGATGTGGGCTGGCGCGACTTCTTCCAGGATCCGCTGCTGCAGCACCTGATCGCGCTGTCGCTGAAAGACAATCGCGACCTGCGCGTGGCCGTGCTCAACGTCCAGGCGTTGCAGGCGCAGTACCGCATCCAGCGCGCCAGCCTGATGCCTTCGGCGGCCGTCTCAGGCACGGAAACGGCGCAGCGCATTCCGGCCAGCCTGACCGCGTCCGGCAACAAAGCCAGTACTCAGGATTGGCAGGTGGGTCCGAGCATTTCCTGGCAGATCGACCTGTTCGGCCAGGTCCGGAGCCTGACCAAGGCCGCCCTGGAAAACTACCTGGCGCAGGACGACACGCGTGTCGCCGCCCAGCTCAGCCTGATCTCCCAGACGGCCACGGCCTACTTCACACTGCGCGCCGACCAGGAACTGCTGGACCTGACGACGGGCACGCTCAAGGCCCAGCAGGCTTCCTACGATCTGATCAAGCAAAGCTATGACCAGGGCGTGGACAGCGCGCTCGACTTGACCCAGGCCGAAACCACGCTGCGTACGGCCCAGAGCAATCAGGCCCAGTACCTGAGGCGGGTGGCGCAGGACCGCAATGCCCTGGCGCTGCTGGTGGGCGAGCCTTTGCCGGCCGATATCGCGGCCCAACTGAACCGGGCGCGCCGCCTGCCCGACGATGCCTTGCCGCTGGAACTGCCCGCCGGACTGCCTTCGGATCTGCTCGAGCGCCGACCCGACATCCGCGCGGCCGAGCATCAGCTGCTTGCAGCCAATGCCAATATCGGCGCGGCGCGCGCGGCCTTCTTTCCTTCGATTTCGCTCACGGGTTTCGCGGGTACGGCCAGCAATAGCCTGACGGGCCTGTTCATGCCGGGATCGGAAGCCTGGAGTCTGGTGCCCAAGATCAACCTGCCCATTTTCCAGGGCGGTTCGCTCCTTGCCAATCTGGACCTGGCCCATGTGCGCAAGAAAATCCAGGTCGCAACCTACGAAAAAGCCATCCAGACTGGTTTTCGCGAGGTGGCCGACGCGCTGGCCGGGCGCGGCACGCTGGACGATGAGATCCGCGCGCAGCGCAAGCTGGTCGATGCCAGCCAACTGGCGCTCAAGCTGTCGCAGCAGCGCTTCGACTCCGGGGTGGACAACTACCTCAGTGTGCTGGATTCGCAGCGCTCGCTCTATGCGGCCCAGCAAGGCCTGATCGCCACGCGTCTGGCGCGGCTGGACAATCAGATCAACCTGTACAAGGCGCTGGGCGGCGGCTGGACCGGGAAGTCGGTCGCCGCGCCGCCGCCAGCCGCACCGCGCTCATAG